From the Triticum urartu cultivar G1812 chromosome 4, Tu2.1, whole genome shotgun sequence genome, the window GGGCTGGAGCAGTAGCCGCAGTTCTAAGAGATAGCAAGGGGAATTTTTTGGCTGCTCAATGCAAATACTTTCCTCATGCCTATGATGCTGTTACTTCGGAGGCAATGGCAATGAGGGAAGGGCTTATATTTGCAAACTCACTGGGATTTCCAAGGGTAAAAGCTGAATCGGACTCGCTCGTGGTGATACAATATTGCACAGGTGAAAGCAGATGGTGGGATGCAGCTGCTGCGATGTTTGCGGATTGCGTGGATGCGGCGTCACTTATCGGGAAGGTCAAGTTTAAACATTGCTTTAGATCTTGTAATCAGGCAGCGCATGAGCTAGCCAGCTTTTGTTTTTGTAATAAGATCTCGAACTCCTGGAATGATGAGGCCCCGGCCTGTATTATTTCCAGTTTGGTGGATGATGTAACTTCTGTTGATTATTAATAAAACTAGCCATGAAGGtcttccctcaaaaaaaaaaagggAAGGTTTCCCTCGTTCAAACAAGCTGCGAAGCCTTTGCATCCGGCGCATGGGAACGTTGTGCTTTCTTCTCTTAAGCAAGAAACAGAACAGTACTAATCTTGCCATGGAAGGCAAAGATGAAAATTCCAATCGGTTACCAACTTCAACTGTTAATGTGTTTAACGCTGTCAAATTGCACGAAAGAAGCAAAGTTTTGTGTGTCTTTgcttgaactcttgatccaagaTGTTAGCCAAACAACTGTTCTTGGGTTATAGACCTGAAGGAACTTCGCATAGTTTAGCCCTCAAGGCAAAGCAAGTCACAACTTATGAGGTGGGGCACTGGATATAGTACTGATGAGATTGTTTCATGGAGACTGAAGGAATGATGAAATCTTCTGAATGGGAAGTAAGAGAGCACAGGACATCAAGAATCTCCTTCTGAAGTTAATAATCCTCTTAGCTTCCCCCCTGGCAGGTTCTTTTATCTGTGGACTCGTGAGAGATAGAGCAAATAGGCACAGTGATCTACACTCATCTGATAACTCAATCCAATTGGATCAAcgggaagaggaaggagaagaaatGGAGTCCCTGAATCAGGCGTCGCGAAAGCTGGTGCAAGCAGAGATCCCCTGCAGCACCGGTAGGCTTCTCAGAGGTGGACATGCAAGCCAGGCTTCTCTTACTGAAGAAATCACGGTGGCGCAGGCCACCGAGAGTTCATCAGAAGTTTCAGCCAACAACCGGGATGTTCAGGAAACGTCCGCCGGCACCGAAGAGGTCGAGAGCCTGAAGCGCGTGGTGTCGGCCCTCGAAGAGCGGGCCGCCGGCATCGAGTCGCGGTTCCGCGACTACTGTGACATGCAGGAGCAGGAGTCGACGTACCAGAAGATGCAGATCATGTGCCTGGGGATGAAGCTGGAGCTGCTGGAGTCCCGGAACCAGCGGCTTGAGGCAGGCGCCACGGAGATCCGGGCAGCCGCTGAAGAGTTCGCCGTGATGCGGGCGAATCTCGACGCGCTGCAGAGCAAATTCAGGAAAGTTACGAAGCAGAGCAAGCAAGAATTCGACGCCGTTGATGGAAGGATCCTGGCTCTGGATGCCCGGGAAGCAGAGATGGCGACGAGGTGCCAGGGCTTTGAGCAACTCATGGAGGAGATGAAGCAGCTGGTTTTGCAGATACAGAAGGAGAAAGGAACAAGCAGTGAGGTATTTTCTTCTTGGCTTCATGAATATTTCCTTCCATTTCCGTCTGATCAGGATCTCCTTGTGTGTGCACGCACGGCGTAGAATGCGGAGGACGTCGTGGAGAGGAGCATGCAGAGCGGCAAGGGCCTGCTGGAGGTGCTCCGGGGCCGGTGGGCGGCGGACATGGAAGAGCTGATCTACCTCGGCTGGATCACGGCGTGGCTGCAGCACGACCTGCTGGCCAGCGATGGCGAGGGCGGGACCGCCAATGGCACGGCGGTGACTGGAGACCACGACGGTGAAACCATCCCGACGGCGGAGGGGCAGCGCGAGAAGGGGATGAAGATGGTAGCGGCGACCGCGCCGAGCAACGAGGTGAAGCTCTGCAAGACGTCGTCGTGCGGCGCGGCGGAGGAGTCGTGCATGGGGTTGGCGGGCTGCAGGATAGGGATCGGACGGCCGAGATTGCTCCGCAAGCT encodes:
- the LOC125554073 gene encoding uncharacterized protein LOC125554073, whose product is MGSKRAQDIKNLLLKLIILLASPLAGSFICGLVRDRANRHSDLHSSDNSIQLDQREEEGEEMESLNQASRKLVQAEIPCSTGRLLRGGHASQASLTEEITVAQATESSSEVSANNRDVQETSAGTEEVESLKRVVSALEERAAGIESRFRDYCDMQEQESTYQKMQIMCLGMKLELLESRNQRLEAGATEIRAAAEEFAVMRANLDALQSKFRKVTKQSKQEFDAVDGRILALDAREAEMATRCQGFEQLMEEMKQLVLQIQKEKGTSSENAEDVVERSMQSGKGLLEVLRGRWAADMEELIYLGWITAWLQHDLLASDGEGGTANGTAVTGDHDGETIPTAEGQREKGMKMVAATAPSNEVKLCKTSSCGAAEESCMGLAGCRIGIGRPRLLRKLRGWARGNGPSKSRRPCAIEGPSSESQIF